One segment of Strix aluco isolate bStrAlu1 chromosome 17, bStrAlu1.hap1, whole genome shotgun sequence DNA contains the following:
- the CYP24A1 gene encoding 1,25-dihydroxyvitamin D(3) 24-hydroxylase, mitochondrial produces the protein MGGCSIFLRHPALTCGRSAPSPAGRGALAQRLLASSLCALRPEATPPRRGGGHPLAALPGPRSWPLMGSLPDVLWKGGLKRQHETLAEYHRRFGKIFRMKLGAFDSVHIAAPCLLEALYRRESACPQRLEIKPWKAYRDYRDEGYGLLILEGKDWQRVRSAFQKKLMKPREVAKLDTTINEVLEEFMHRIDDVCNHNGQMEDVYSEFNKWSFESICLVLYGKRFGLLQQDVEEESLNFIKAVKTMMATFGMMMVTPVELHKGLNTKVWQAHTKAWDDIFKTVKHSIDCRLEKHSANPREDFLCDIYSGGQLSKKELYAAIAELQIAGVETTANSLVWALYNISRNPHVQQKLFQEIQSVLAANESPSAENLKNMPYLKACLKESMRLTPSVPFTTRTIDTEMLLGDYVLPKGTVLMINSHALGCNEEYFNGWTHFKPERWFQKNLINPFSHVPFGIGKRMCIGRRVAELQLHLALCWLIRKYQIVATDNKPVETLHSGILIPSRELPIAFHRR, from the exons ATGGGCGGCTGCAGCATCTTCCTCCGGCACCCCGCCCTCACCTGCGGCCGCTCCGCGCCGAgccccgcggggcgcggagccctCGCGCAGCGGTTGCTCGCCTCGTCCCTCTGCGCCCTGCGCCCGGAGGCGACCCCCcctcggcggggcggcgggcaccCGCTGGCCGCGCTGCCCGGGCCGCGCAGCTGGCCGCTGATGGGCAGCCTGCCCGACGTCCTCTGGAAGGGGGGGCTCAAGAGGCAGCATGAGACGCTG GCTGAGTACCACAGGAGGTTTGGCAAGATTTTCCGCATGAAGCTGGGGGCTTTCGACTCGGTGCACATCGCAGCCCCCTGCCTCCTGGAAGCCTTGTACCGCCGGGAGAGCGCCTGCCCCCAGCGCCTGGAGATTAAGCCCTGGAAAGCCTATCGGGACTATCGCGACGAGGGCTACGGGCTGCTGATCCT GGAAGGCAAGGACTGGCAGAGGGTGAGAAGTgcctttcaaaagaaattaatgaaaccCAGGGAAGTTGCAAAACTGGACACCACGATCAATGAG GTTCTGGAGGAATTCATGCACAGAATAGATGATGTTTGTAACCACAATGGACAGATGGAAGATGTCTATTCAGAATTCAACAAATGGTCATTTGAAA GTATCTGTCTGGTGCTGTACGGAAAGAGGTTTGGTCTCCTACAGCAGGATGTAGAAGAAGAAAGTTTGAACTTCATCAAGGCTGTAAAAACG ATGATGGCTACTTTTGGAATGATGATGGTGACCCCCGTGGAACTTCACAAGGGTCTGAACACAAAAGTCTGGCAAGCTCATACTAAAGCATGGGATGATATATTTAAAACAG tCAAGCATTCAATTGACTGTCGACTGGAAAAACACTCTGCAAACCCTCGGGAGGATTTTCTGTGTGACATCTATTCTGGAGGTCAGCTTTCCAAGAAGGAGCTGTATGCTGCCATCGCAGAGCTCCAGATTGCCGGAGTTGAAACG acGGCCAATAGTTTAGTGTGGGCTTTGTATAACATTTCACGCAATCCACATGTTCAGCAGAAGCTTTTCCAGGAAATCCAGAGTGTTTTGGCTGCTAATGAGAGTCCAAGTGCTGAGAACTTGAAGAATATGCCTTACCTAAAGGCATGTCTGAAAGAATCCATGAG GTTAACACCATCAGTGCCATTTACCACTCGCACCATTGACACAGAAATGCTTCTGGGAGATTATGTCCTGCCCAAAGGG ACCGTACTAATGATAAATAGCCATGCCCTGGGTTGCAATGAAGAGTACTTTAATGGCTGGACTCATTTTAAACCAGAACGCTGGTTTCAGAAGAACTTAATAAATCCTTTTTCTCATGTTCCATTTGGCATTGGGAAGAGGATGTGCATCGGGCGCCGCGTAGCAGAACTACAGCTTCACTTGGCCCTTTGCTGG CTCATTCGCAAATACCAAATTGTAGCAACTGACAACAAACCAGTAGAAACACTCCATTCAGGAATACTGATTCCCAGCCGGGAGCTTCCCATTGCATTTCACAGACGATAA